The genomic DNA AACTGTGTAAGTGCCGAATTTGCATCAAGAGGCTATAAAGTAAGAACATATAATGACTTTATCAATTATACCAACACAAAAGAAAATCCTATGGAGTCCTTTCCTAATTTTCAGTTCAGTGTTTCGCCTAAATGGGTAAACGCCCTTTTACAGGGAGAAAAGCCTGAAACTTATACTAATGATAAATTTATGTTGTTTGAAGTATCGTGGGGACCTCTGGAAAAAAGTAAAGGTTATGTTCAGCATATTACGGGAGCCTATCATTTTGATACTGACTGGATAGAAAATGCTCCTGTATGGAATTTAAGTGACCCTGAAACTATGAAGCAAAACTTATTGAAAAACGGTATTACAAAAGACAAAACTATCGTACTTTATTCAGCAGAAAACCAACTTGCAGCTTATCGTGTATTCTGGGCTTTAAAATGGGCAGGAGTGGAAGATGTAAGAGTTCTTGACGGTAATCTTATTACATGGACAGACGCAGGGTTTCCTACTGAAACTAAAGTAAATACTCCAAAACCGGAAACAGATTTCGGTACAGTAATTCCTGCAAATCCGCATATTAATATTTCAATGCCCGAACAGGCACTGGATATGCAGGAAAAAGAAGGATTAAAGCTTATAAGTAACCGTTCATGGGACGAATATATCGGAAAAGTAAGCGGATATGACTACATTCCCGGAAAAGGAGAAATTAAAGGTGCTATCTGGGGATTTGCCGGAACAGACTCAAGTAATGTTGCAGATTACTATGATCCTGACGGAACTTTGCGAAATCCCAAAGAAATTTTTGAATTATGGGTAAAACAGGGTATTAAAAAAGATGATAAACTTGCATTTTACTGCGGTACAGGATGGCGTGCAACCGTATCATGGTTCATGACTCAAATGGCAGGCTGGAAAAACAGTTACATTTATGACGGAGGCTGGAACGCTTGGCAGATGGATTCAAAATTCCCTGTACAGAAAGGTGCTCCTAATAATATGCAGAAACCCGACGCAGAAAATGACTTCGGTAAAGTTGAAGGAAAAGTCGGCG from Leptotrichia sp. OH3620_COT-345 includes the following:
- a CDS encoding rhodanese-like domain-containing protein; translated protein: MKLRIFLLFSTLTVVLGIFTSCNNNSVKEIKTDELLKVLDNPAYVIIDTREDSLYNGFKDGKAERGGHIKNAIQFSCAWLNHIQNDKFEGFAAGKGITKDKTLVFYGTDLENLNCVSAEFASRGYKVRTYNDFINYTNTKENPMESFPNFQFSVSPKWVNALLQGEKPETYTNDKFMLFEVSWGPLEKSKGYVQHITGAYHFDTDWIENAPVWNLSDPETMKQNLLKNGITKDKTIVLYSAENQLAAYRVFWALKWAGVEDVRVLDGNLITWTDAGFPTETKVNTPKPETDFGTVIPANPHINISMPEQALDMQEKEGLKLISNRSWDEYIGKVSGYDYIPGKGEIKGAIWGFAGTDSSNVADYYDPDGTLRNPKEIFELWVKQGIKKDDKLAFYCGTGWRATVSWFMTQMAGWKNSYIYDGGWNAWQMDSKFPVQKGAPNNMQKPDAENDFGKVEGKVGGSCKA